A single region of the Gemella sp. zg-570 genome encodes:
- a CDS encoding phage tail tape measure protein — protein MASRIAGITVEIGGDTLKLKQALSEVEGKIKQTQRELKDVERLLKLDPHNTELLTQKQELLNTAIEENKKKLETLRLAEEQAKTALANGDISEKQFDALKREIIATEQELDKFTEKLKHTNSSMQATLKEVGGKFKETGEKISSVGTNLSKNVTAPIVAVGAAATLAFREIDEGYDTIIKKTGATGESFEGLKNVADNIFKSLPVSMSDVGVAVGEVNTRFKVTGDELQELSTLFLKFAEINETDLNTAIGMTNKIMLQWGIDAKETANVLGLITQKAQDTGISVDTLMNGVQQHGAILKEMGLNLGQSINLLAQFEANGVNADQALRGFRKAVAAYTKDGLSMDEALKKTIESIKNAGSETEALTIATKIFGTKGAAEMTRAIREGRFSIDDLSKSMSEYEDVVDKTFEGTEDGIDKFKVASNNAKLALGSLGETISDVLGPILQGIATVFGGIATWLNSLSPTAKQIVVIIGLIVATIGPLLVIIGTVIGSIGNLITGVATISGAFSAMSGVMAGLSGAIVQMLAIIAAVVTLISIGSYLKDHWSEIKEFFLRTWQGIKEYFINIWEEVKQTLIIVWEVIKVYFTTTFTNLKTTFTTIWEGIKLFFETIWIGLKTTVITIIEIIKTVITTYWNTIFTITGTIWSSIKEIISTIWSGISSLINSVITTISNLISSTWNKIQNTISTILNNISSTMSTIWNSIYSIITNIVSNIYNYVSQIFNNMLSAISNIIGNISSTIQNGFKAAVDYIFGLIKSSYTWGSDLISGLVQGIKNKISAVVDAVKGVADTIWSYLHFSVPEVGPLTDYES, from the coding sequence GAACTCTTAAATACAGCCATAGAAGAAAATAAGAAAAAACTAGAAACATTAAGGCTCGCTGAGGAACAAGCTAAAACTGCACTCGCAAATGGAGATATTTCAGAAAAGCAATTTGACGCATTAAAAAGAGAAATTATTGCGACTGAACAAGAACTAGATAAATTCACAGAAAAATTAAAACACACTAATAGTTCGATGCAAGCTACACTTAAAGAAGTTGGAGGTAAATTCAAAGAGACTGGAGAGAAGATATCTTCAGTAGGCACAAATCTATCAAAAAATGTGACAGCACCAATTGTAGCAGTTGGAGCTGCAGCAACATTAGCCTTTCGTGAAATTGATGAAGGATATGATACGATTATCAAAAAAACTGGAGCAACTGGAGAAAGTTTTGAGGGGTTAAAAAATGTTGCGGATAATATTTTTAAAAGTTTACCTGTTAGTATGAGTGATGTAGGTGTTGCGGTGGGAGAGGTTAACACTAGGTTTAAAGTCACTGGTGATGAGCTTCAAGAACTATCTACTTTATTTCTTAAGTTCGCAGAGATAAATGAAACAGACCTAAATACCGCTATAGGAATGACAAATAAAATAATGCTTCAGTGGGGTATTGACGCTAAGGAAACTGCCAATGTGTTAGGATTAATAACACAAAAAGCACAAGATACAGGAATAAGTGTTGATACTCTTATGAACGGAGTTCAGCAACATGGAGCAATCCTAAAAGAAATGGGGTTAAATCTAGGTCAGAGTATTAACTTACTTGCACAATTTGAAGCAAATGGTGTAAATGCAGATCAAGCGTTAAGAGGTTTTAGAAAGGCAGTCGCAGCCTACACTAAAGATGGACTTTCTATGGATGAAGCCCTTAAGAAAACAATTGAATCGATAAAAAATGCAGGGAGTGAAACTGAAGCACTAACGATTGCGACTAAGATTTTCGGAACTAAAGGTGCTGCAGAGATGACTAGGGCTATAAGAGAAGGTAGATTTTCTATAGATGATTTATCAAAAAGTATGTCTGAGTACGAGGATGTTGTAGACAAAACATTTGAAGGAACAGAGGATGGTATAGATAAATTTAAAGTAGCTAGTAATAACGCTAAGCTAGCATTAGGTAGTTTAGGAGAAACAATTTCTGATGTTTTAGGTCCAATTTTACAAGGGATCGCTACAGTTTTTGGAGGTATAGCAACTTGGTTGAATAGTTTAAGTCCAACAGCTAAACAGATAGTCGTAATAATTGGGCTTATAGTAGCTACGATAGGTCCACTTTTAGTAATAATCGGTACAGTCATTGGTTCTATAGGAAATTTAATAACGGGTGTTGCAACAATTTCTGGTGCTTTTAGTGCGATGAGTGGTGTAATGGCTGGTTTATCTGGTGCGATAGTACAAATGCTCGCTATAATAGCTGCGGTTGTAACATTGATATCTATAGGTAGTTATTTAAAAGATCATTGGAGTGAAATAAAAGAATTTTTTTTAAGAACATGGCAAGGGATAAAAGAATACTTTATAAATATTTGGGAAGAAGTAAAACAAACACTAATAATAGTTTGGGAAGTTATAAAAGTATATTTTACTACTACATTTACGAATCTAAAAACAACATTCACAACAATATGGGAAGGAATTAAACTATTTTTTGAAACAATATGGATAGGTCTAAAAACAACAGTAATTACAATAATAGAAATAATAAAAACAGTAATAACAACTTACTGGAATACTATTTTTACTATCACAGGAACTATTTGGAGTTCAATAAAAGAAATAATTTCAACAATTTGGAGTGGAATTAGTAGTCTAATTAATAGTGTAATAACGACAATTAGTAATTTAATATCTTCTACATGGAATAAAATACAAAATACAATAAGCACTATACTTAACAATATATCAAGTACGATGTCAACAATTTGGAATAGTATTTATTCAATAATTACTAATATAGTAAGCAATATATATAACTACGTATCACAAATATTTAATAACATGTTATCTGCCATTAGTAACATAATAGGGAACATTAGCTCTACAATTCAAAACGGTTTTAAAGCAGCAGTAGATTACATCTTCGGATTAATAAAATCATCATACACTTGGGGTAGTGATTTAATTTCAGGGTTAGTACAAGGTATAAAAAATAAAATTAGTGCAGTAGTAGACGCAGTAAAAGGAGTAGCTGATACCATTTGGAGTTATCTACACTTTAGTGTGCCAGAAGTAGGGCCACTTACAGATTATGAAAGCTGA